The Mangrovibacterium diazotrophicum DNA window CATCACCATTCATTACCGGAAGTCTCCGATCGTTCCAGTTCACACCGAACTGAGAATTCAAACTAATCTGCGTTTCCAATTTATCCGTAGCGGAAGCGCCATTGGTTTCAATCAGGATCACTCCGTTGGCTGCCATTGAGCCATAAATCGAAGCTTCTGCTCCTTTCAAAACAGTGATGTTTTGAATATCCGAAACGTTCAGTCCGGCCAACATACCGCGAGAGTAGCCTCCAATAATTGGAGACTCTTCCGTATCGGGCATATAAGGTACACCGTTCACCAAAATCAACGGCATATTTTTACTGACCATCGACCGAATACCGCGAAGGTTTAAGTAAGCACCTTCGCCGGGCATTCCGCTTTTATTGGTAACTCTCAAACCAGAGATTTCGCCTTGCAAAGCATTCTCGATGGTATGAACCTGGTCAAAATCCTTTGATGCGAGGTTTTTGGCAGCCGATGTTTGCGTTCCCGATGTCAGGTTACGAAAAGGAAACACTAAATCCTCATTGTACTTGGGTTTGGCCAAATCAACCATCACCACAAAAACTTCAGTTCGCCCCAGAAGAGGTTGCGAAACTTCGTAGAACCCTTCAGCCGAAACTGTCAGGGTACCTTCGGGATCAACGACTTCTACCTCGAATTCGCCGTTTTCATTGGTCTGTACAACGCCTTCCGTACCGCTGATGGTCACAACAGCAGCCGAAATGCCTATCTTGTCGGAGGAAGTAACTTTACCTTTTACTGAAATATTCTGAGCCGACAATCCACATACCAATAAAAGAAACAGTATTGTCAGTGCTATTCTATATTGTCTCATATTCAATACTTTATCCATTAATAATTATTCGCAGTAGGCCGTAATGTCCAGCAGTAAGTCTGATAATAAGCTTTGCTACTTCCGTCAAAAGCATATGTTGTCAGGCTATTACTTTCTACCTTGATTCTGATTGGTTGTAATTCTGTCCCCTCAATCGTAACGATTCCGACTTCTGAACCATCGCAGTCGTAGTAATTAGCCCGGTTACTGATAGCATAATAATCCTTCCAAACATATCCTTCGGGATAACCCAGTGCGGTACGGTCGTAGTGTGTATTGGGGTTTACATTGTCGTTAACAAGTACATCGTTCACATAAACCTGATCACGATACGGGAAACTTTGATTTCTGAATCCCATTCTTAAGTTGTACTCACCAGGAGGTACCATCACAACGGCAATTGTTCCGTCTTCATTCAGTGAAATACCTGTAAATTCAACTGAAACAACACTTTTATTGGCAATAGCATCAGCTGTTGGGTAAGCGCGCAAGGTTTTGTACGGGATGAAAGGCCATGGTCCAAGCGGTCCAAAACCGCCTTCATCTTTTACATCGAAGTTCTGCATGCCTACAGTTTTGAAGTACTCAGCTTTTTGAGTCTCATCACAATATTCCCAAATATAGAATCGGTTTTTAATCCGGTAGATTACAACGTTGTTAGGGATCTTCAACGCAGTAGTATAGTAAGCAACACCGTTACTCAACTGAACCGGGTTAGAGGTATCCACGCGTTGAACGGTTGGCTTCCACTGTACACCTGATGTTGAAGAAGACTCGCCTTCAATATAACCAGAAACCGAATAAATATCGGTAACCCCATTCAGGCTATCCGCACTTATCACATAATCATAAAATGCTGATTTAATGATATACTGCTCGAACTTTAAGGTATCGTTCGCATTCGGCTCACGTCCCAATGCATCGCGAACATCCTGGTAGGCTTTTGTTAAAGCACCTTCAACTAGTGTATTGTTTGGAATCAACATGGTTGATGAATAGAATTCAGAACGCATGTTCCAACTTTCGCTACCACCTGAACTATAACGGTCCATCAACAGGTTTTTCGTAACAAAAACTGAATCGTAAACGGTGTTACCTGTGTTGTCGATTCCGACAGGCACACTGTTGCTGCGATCGAATGTTTGTTCTTCGTAAGAGAACACCAGATCTTTAAACATTGAATAATCGTCGCCAAGCGCATTCAGCACTTCATACATCGATTTCGGTGCATAAATCGGACTGCTCATCAAGTAAACATATCCATTGTCCACCTGAATAATTTTAGAAATCTTTGATTCTGCAATGTAATAATCGGTCGTATTGGTTGTTTTATCGACCGCTACTGCCAGGTATTTACCGTTCCACATCCGGATGGACAAACCATCGACTAATTTGGTAGGGGTAAAAGCCAGGTCGCTCACACAGGTATTTGCAAAAAATGCAGGATCGTCGATTTGCGCGCCGCTCATGACCGAGTTTGAATAAACCAAAACGGTGAACAACTGATCTTTCGACTCTAATTCTGTAAATACATTTTGTTCTGTAAATAAGCTGGCGATAGAAGTCAAATCGGTATTCGACTGGATGTACTCTTCGGCAGACATACTAGCAACTTCTATTAAGTCACTTGCCACCTCTTTATTTTCAGGCATGTAGTGCTGATCCCACTTTTCGGTACAAGCCGAGGACAGCAGCAATAAAGCCACAACGATATATAAAAAACTTCTTTTCATAACCTACGAATTAATCGTTAATAGGAGTAAACTTAATGTAATCCAACTGCAGACGATAAGCGCTGCTTGTCGTCGCTCTCGGATCCAAAAGAACAATCTTCAATTGGTGGTTATCGCTTGCTTCAAATTCGATTTCGCTGAAAAGAGTCAAGCCATAGATTCCAACCGAAGCGCTAGCTCCGTCATACACATAAACTTCATTGGAAGTATCGTCTAAGGAGAATTTACACAAACTACCGCCCGACACAAACTCACTTAATGAACCTGCACTTGCGTAGAATAATTCAACTTTGTAACGACCTTTCAATACCACCGGTGTCTGCATGGTGATGTTACCGGAATACCCCAGGTTTACAAACAACATGTCGTTTTTGTATGCACCGTAAGTGTTCGTTACCCCACCGTCGTTCGATTTGGTGATCAGGTATCCACATGCCGGGTAAGAACCCGAAGAAGCTGAAGAGAATGCATTCCATTCATAACTTGTAACCGCATCCGGGTCGAAAGTCACTTTGTATTCATTTGCCTGAATAATCTGGAAAATATCTCCCAAGCTGTTACTGGCACCATAAGCGTTCACATAGGACGCTACATCGTCGTAATCACAAACATCCCAAATAATGGTCACTGGTTTTGGAGAGAAAACAGGCATATAATCGTTCACTTCCTGTAACAAACCGTTCTTCGCCGGGATATCTGTCATATCAGTAACAAAGCTGATTCCTGTAGAGGTTTCGTCGTCATAATTTACGTAGTAACTTCCGTCAATATCACTGGTTGAAAGAACCTGTTTATCGGCTAAGGTGCTCCACACGGCAGTTGAATCATCACCTGAGAACGTGTAAAGATCTTCGATATACTTGGTTGACGACAACAAGTGATACGCCACATACTGGTAAAGCGCATTTTCCGAATTTTCGTAATCGTTTGAAGCTCCAACTTTGCTCACCAAATCAGAAAGTGAAGAAACTCCATCGGCAGCAAAAGTTGTGTTTGAAACCACAAAAGCAGTATAGTTTCTTTTCACAACCGAGCTTCCACCGTACTCATTTTGAATGGTGTCATAAACGGTATTCAAAGTCTCATCCCAGCCGGTTGCTTCTACCGCATCTTTAAAGATTGAATAGTCATCGTTCTCAACCAAACGATCGTAGATTGTTTCCACCAACGGAGTAAGCACACCTTTCAGCGCATATACATAACCATTGGTTACCTCGTTTGCGAATTCGTCAACTAAGGCTTCGTCATTCAGGTAGACTGAATTAATACCTCCTTCAGATGTTTCGCTGTCGTCGAACGACACGGAAAGATAGTCACCAGACAAAGTCGGCATTGTCAATTTACCCCCAAGCAAGAATTCCTTTTGAGAAATTTCGCCTTCGATAACATGGTATTTCACCAACGCCTTGGCGTATTCTTTAGTCAAATCTGTAACAGCAGAAACTCCTCGTGCCTCCAGGAATGCTTCAACAGCTTCGTTGTTAGGCACAAATAGGGTGAACGTTTTGCTGGCCTGGTTAACCGCATTGTACATATCGGCGTAATTCAAGATCTCGATCCACTCTGAAAATTCGTCCTGACGACTTTCCAGGTATGTAGCTGCAGGGTACAAATCGTACACCACAAAATTGTCATTTTCGTATGGGTCCTGGCATGAGAACAGGAGCAGCAACACCATACTTAATAGCAAATATTTTTTCATAATCTTGGTCTTCTTTTAGTTTAATACTTGGTAGTACGGATTTTGCACGAGCTTCCTGTTGTTCTCAATCTCACTCGTTTCAATCGGCAAGTAGAGCGCATCGTCATTGTTTAATACTGATCTAATCCATGCAGGGTTAGCTGTATTGTTGTAGTCAACAACCATGTTTACCAGGAATTTATCGCGGTAGGCGAAACCATCGCGTTTTCCTAAACGAAGCAAGTCGTACCAACGCTTACCTTCAGCCGCCAGTTCCATATTGCGTTCGTGTAAAACAAGCTCCAACATATCTGCTTCGCTTAGTTCTTCCAGAACAGGCTCCAAAGCCGGAAGATTCGAACGGGTGCGGATGGTATTAATCAGGTCAATTGCCGTTTGCCAGCTTTGAGTACCAACTGAAATCAGTGCTTCTGCTTTCATCAGCATCACGTCGGCCATACGGTAAACAATAAAGTTAGGGTCCTGCTCTGTGCTCGAGGCTCTCACCTGGTCCTGCAAACCAATACCCGAATATTTCCAAACATAGCCTGTTGTCGCTTTTTGGTAGTTAGTCACAACCACATCGGTTACATAGCCACCATACATGGTACGAACAGCATCGTTTGTTCCGGTCAAGTCGGTTTCTTCAATCCAGTCCATCAACATTTGATCGGTGTATTGGAATATGTTACCCGATTTTCCAAACATTGTTGCCAAACTGTTCGATTGGCTGTAGGTTGACTGGTCCCAATTGATTTCGAAAATTGAACCGTTGCTGTTGCCCGGATAATAAAGTTCGTACCATTTGGTTGGGTCTGTCACGAATACAGGACGGAAAGAAGAAGTCGCATCGATGATCTCATTACAGTGCATCACTGCCGTTTCATATTCTTCGTTCCACAAACAAACATCGGCCATTAAAGCATGCAATGCCCATTTGGTTGCGCGTCCTTTGGTTGCCCAATCTTCTTCGAATTTCTCTTTTGCTGCACCGGTTGCCAAAGCTGTCGAGATATCTTCTTTTATCTGAGCAATAATTTCCGCTTCTGTTGACTTTTCTTTTTCGTAGCTGATTTTGTCCGTTTCATAAGGCTCAGTAATCAGCGGAGCATCACGCCAGTTGCGAACGATATAGAAATAACTTAGAGCTCTCAGGAAATAGGCTTCAGTTAAATAAGAGTTCATCACTGCTTCGTCGAAGGTCGCATCGCGTTGCAGAACCGTTTCTGCATTTGCGATAACCGAGTTCGACATGTTGATGACTTTATACAACGGAGCCCAGGTACACATGTAGGTGTCATCGGCAGTAACCTGGAATGTTTGTAAATCCCCTCCGCTCACATTACCTCCAACGGTCGTGTAAATGCCTGCTCCCCGAAGCTCCCCCCAACGAACGAGGTAAGGAACAGCATCGCGTAAATAAACGTATCCTGCAGCCAATACAGACTCCACTTCTTCCTTGGAGGTCCAGTATTCATCGCTTACCTGTTCGTTTTCAGGCAGCACCGTCAGCCAATCGTTACATGCCGTAAACTGAAAGGCCAGGATTGCTATCAATAATAGGTATTTAATCTTTTTCATAAATTCGAATCCTCCTTTAGAAGTTAATATTCACACCAAGTGCAAAACGTCTTGAAATTGGTGTACTGGACTCATCTTTAACCAAGGCATTTGTCGCGCTTGGCATTTTCACCTCCGGATCCTGTCCTGCATATTTTGTCCACGTAAACAAGTCGTAACCTGTTAAAAAGACATTCAACGACTGCATACCTAACTTCTGTACAAAATCGCGAGGCATGTTATAGCTCAATGAAAGTGTTTTCAGACGGATGAAAGAAGCATCTTCAACAAAGCGATCTGATCCAAGATAGTTGTACCCGTAGTTGTAAAGTGCTCTCGGAATATCGGTCACGTCACCTTCACTTCTCCATCTTCTCAATGTTGCTGTACTTTGGTTGTCACGTCCGTACATTGATTCTGTATTCATTCGACCCTGGTTGATCACCTTTTGTCCGGCGCGACCGTGGAAGAATGTTGTTAAAGTCCATGATTTATATTTCACCTGGAAACCACCACCACCGGTGAATACCGGCATACTGTTACCCAGGTAAACGATATCGTATTGGTTGATCACACCATCGTTGTTGGTGTCCTTGTATTTTGCATCACCAGGGAATGCCTGAAGCGTTCCGTTCTGCATAACGATCGGGTCACCGTCCACATCATTCATAATATTTCCGGCAGCATCGCGGGCATAAGTCTCAGCTACGTTTTGGTAAACACCTTCGTACTTATAACCATAGAACGAGCCCACCGGCACACCAGTCTCCAGGCGTTGTGCATAGTTGCCATTACCGAATGTGTAGCTTTCCTGAGTCAGGTTGTCGGGTAAAGCGACAATTTTGTTGACGTTACGGTTAATGTTTGCATTGACTGTGATACGCCAATCTCTGTTTTTGTAGATTTCGTAATCACCACGTAATTCAATCCCTGTGTTTGTAATTTCACCCGAGTTATACCAGGCAATTGTCGTGAAACCAGTCGAAGCCGGAACACTCACATTCTTCTGCAACAAATCGTTTGTCTTTTTATTATACCAGTCGAACGTGAACTTGAATTTGTTCTCCATAAAAATAAAGTCCGCACCAAAGTCGAGTTCTTTCGAAGTTTCCCACTTCAGGTTATCCAATTGAATTTTGATTGGAGCAATTGCTGCCATATCCATGTAGTTTTCATCCAAAGCCTGGAACGAACCAATATAAGGAGACGCGCCACTCGGTGAACGACCGGACACACCATAACTTACACGGATCTTTGCCTGATCAACCCAACCAAGGTTTTTGATAAAGTCTTCTTCCTGAGCTTGCCAAGCCAAACCAACCGCGGGGAAAGCGCCCCAACGTTCTGATTTGCCTAAGCTGGAGTTACCTTCGAAGTTAACTGTTGCGTTAACCATATAACGCTCCATAAAAGTGTAGTGAGCATTCGCAATACCAGACATCGAACGGGTTTCTGATGTACCCGAGCCTTCATCGGTTACCGTACCTCCGGTTGTCGGATCGGCCAAGCCAGCAGAGGCAGCACCTGAAATCTGGCTGTAGTAACTTGATCCCTGAGCTTGTTCGGTACGGAACAGTCCCATCGCCACCAGGTTATGTTTCTCGCTCCAATTTTTACGATACAATAATTTATTCTCTGTAATCAGGTTGAAGCCATCCGAAACGGCATCAGAACTGCGGTTTGCATAAGCGCTTACACCGGTAACACCGGTAGCAACCTGTGGCAGGAATTTTTCGTTCCGGTTCGAGCTCAACTTCATACTGGTGTAGCCAGTATAGGTCAGTTCCGGAGTGATATAGTAGTTCAAACGGAAAGTAATCCGGTTTTCCCGAATAGATGAAGTATTGTAACCTTCATTTACCAAAGCTACCGGGTTATAATTCTTTTGTCCGGTAAAGGCCCCCTGGAATTCGTCGGAGTTTTGACGAGAGAAATATTCATCGGTACGCTCACCGTCTTCGCCAATCCAGTACGGACTCTTGTTCGGCATTTTAGCCATTGCCTCAGAACGGGCGTTACGCCAGCTGCTGCTACCGCTATCGTAGTTCGAGTTTTTCTCTGTTTGCGTAAAACTGTAATCAACGTCAACACGCAATTTTTGCGAGAAGTTGTAGTTGATACTCAACAGTGATGTAAAACGATCGAGCGAAGTACCAATCGTTGTACCCTGGTCATTCAGGTAACCAACTGAGAAACGATAGATCGCTTTATCACCACCACCCGACATAGAGAAGTTATTGTCGGAAACAATAGAGGTGCGAACGATTTCGTCTAACCAGTCCGTATTTTGATTGTACTCGTCGAAATAACGCCAGTTTGGACTGTAGTTAATTTCAGGTGTATCGTAAAGCAGCTGTACCAAATCCTGCGAATTTGCTAACCCCTTTGCATTTGCTGCGTTCCAGATCGCGTCCTGCATCAACGCTACATATTCGTTACCAT harbors:
- a CDS encoding DUF5108 domain-containing protein, translated to MKKYLLLSMVLLLLFSCQDPYENDNFVVYDLYPAATYLESRQDEFSEWIEILNYADMYNAVNQASKTFTLFVPNNEAVEAFLEARGVSAVTDLTKEYAKALVKYHVIEGEISQKEFLLGGKLTMPTLSGDYLSVSFDDSETSEGGINSVYLNDEALVDEFANEVTNGYVYALKGVLTPLVETIYDRLVENDDYSIFKDAVEATGWDETLNTVYDTIQNEYGGSSVVKRNYTAFVVSNTTFAADGVSSLSDLVSKVGASNDYENSENALYQYVAYHLLSSTKYIEDLYTFSGDDSTAVWSTLADKQVLSTSDIDGSYYVNYDDETSTGISFVTDMTDIPAKNGLLQEVNDYMPVFSPKPVTIIWDVCDYDDVASYVNAYGASNSLGDIFQIIQANEYKVTFDPDAVTSYEWNAFSSASSGSYPACGYLITKSNDGGVTNTYGAYKNDMLFVNLGYSGNITMQTPVVLKGRYKVELFYASAGSLSEFVSGGSLCKFSLDDTSNEVYVYDGASASVGIYGLTLFSEIEFEASDNHQLKIVLLDPRATTSSAYRLQLDYIKFTPIND
- a CDS encoding SusC/RagA family TonB-linked outer membrane protein, with the protein product MNKIKYLIIVFILLFSGMLQAQNTKVLSGRVFEMVNGEKQPIPGANVVVANNQNRFLTGVATGPNGEYNFRVPANEEGLNIIFSFIGLKSKKIPYTGQPTIDVVLESEDKVVTEVVVQGRHVDRVTGITEKQQTAATQRVDMDEIMSVSPVTSLEEALQGQLGGVDIISGGDPGAKSSIRIRGTSTLNASADPLIVIDGIPYSTTISDDFNFATANAEDFGQLINIAPTDIESIEVLKDAAATAIWGTKGGNGVLMITTKKGSKGKTRFTFSSKLTTRFEPEPIPLLDGNEYVALMQDAIWNAANAKGLANSQDLVQLLYDTPEINYSPNWRYFDEYNQNTDWLDEIVRTSIVSDNNFSMSGGGDKAIYRFSVGYLNDQGTTIGTSLDRFTSLLSINYNFSQKLRVDVDYSFTQTEKNSNYDSGSSSWRNARSEAMAKMPNKSPYWIGEDGERTDEYFSRQNSDEFQGAFTGQKNYNPVALVNEGYNTSSIRENRITFRLNYYITPELTYTGYTSMKLSSNRNEKFLPQVATGVTGVSAYANRSSDAVSDGFNLITENKLLYRKNWSEKHNLVAMGLFRTEQAQGSSYYSQISGAASAGLADPTTGGTVTDEGSGTSETRSMSGIANAHYTFMERYMVNATVNFEGNSSLGKSERWGAFPAVGLAWQAQEEDFIKNLGWVDQAKIRVSYGVSGRSPSGASPYIGSFQALDENYMDMAAIAPIKIQLDNLKWETSKELDFGADFIFMENKFKFTFDWYNKKTNDLLQKNVSVPASTGFTTIAWYNSGEITNTGIELRGDYEIYKNRDWRITVNANINRNVNKIVALPDNLTQESYTFGNGNYAQRLETGVPVGSFYGYKYEGVYQNVAETYARDAAGNIMNDVDGDPIVMQNGTLQAFPGDAKYKDTNNDGVINQYDIVYLGNSMPVFTGGGGFQVKYKSWTLTTFFHGRAGQKVINQGRMNTESMYGRDNQSTATLRRWRSEGDVTDIPRALYNYGYNYLGSDRFVEDASFIRLKTLSLSYNMPRDFVQKLGMQSLNVFLTGYDLFTWTKYAGQDPEVKMPSATNALVKDESSTPISRRFALGVNINF
- a CDS encoding RagB/SusD family nutrient uptake outer membrane protein codes for the protein MKKIKYLLLIAILAFQFTACNDWLTVLPENEQVSDEYWTSKEEVESVLAAGYVYLRDAVPYLVRWGELRGAGIYTTVGGNVSGGDLQTFQVTADDTYMCTWAPLYKVINMSNSVIANAETVLQRDATFDEAVMNSYLTEAYFLRALSYFYIVRNWRDAPLITEPYETDKISYEKEKSTEAEIIAQIKEDISTALATGAAKEKFEEDWATKGRATKWALHALMADVCLWNEEYETAVMHCNEIIDATSSFRPVFVTDPTKWYELYYPGNSNGSIFEINWDQSTYSQSNSLATMFGKSGNIFQYTDQMLMDWIEETDLTGTNDAVRTMYGGYVTDVVVTNYQKATTGYVWKYSGIGLQDQVRASSTEQDPNFIVYRMADVMLMKAEALISVGTQSWQTAIDLINTIRTRSNLPALEPVLEELSEADMLELVLHERNMELAAEGKRWYDLLRLGKRDGFAYRDKFLVNMVVDYNNTANPAWIRSVLNNDDALYLPIETSEIENNRKLVQNPYYQVLN